The Fusobacterium necrophorum subsp. necrophorum genome includes the window TGTCGTTTTCCTTTTTGTCTCTATCCTGGAAATAACGATAGACTTTTATAAGATGAAAAGCTTCCGCCCTTCTTTCCGTTTCACTTTTTCCATAGACAGCATGCTGTAATACCAAAGTAAAGTCAAAATTAGCTATTTGAAAGCTGGCTCCGTAGGGTTCCCGGATAAATAATTTTTCTTTGTCAGGGTAAAATCCTTCAGAAGCTAAGAACTTAACCTTATCTTTTTTCCAAACATAGGCGTAATATTCTTTGTATTTTCGAGTTCCCACAGGAAAGGGAGAAATGTGATAATCCCAAGTATAATTTGTGTATTTATTCAAAGATTTTACAAGACGTTCCAAGCCTTCCGGAGTAATGACTTCCTCTAAGCCGACTAAATCAAAGTGGTTCATTGTTTTGGCAATTGTTTCAAAATCTTTTGGAGATTCTCCCAATTTTAATACATTAAAAGTAGCAATATACGCCTCTTGAGCAAGGCTTGCGATGGAAAGACAGAAAAAAAGTAAATATGGATAAAAAAACTTCATAAACGGATCTCCTTTATTCAAAATATAGTACTTAGTACTTTATTGTAACACATCAGAATGAATTCGCAAGGAAAATTTGAAAAAATAAAGGAGATATAGTACAATAGTAAAAATTCAAAAAGAATGAAGGAGGAAAGTATGAAACAGATTGCAGCATTTTTTGATATTGACGGAACAATTTATCGAAATTCCTTAATGATAGAACATTTTAAAAAATTGATAAAATATGAACTTTTAGATGTGGAAAGTTATCAGGAGCATGTAGAGGAAGCCTTTAAATTGTGGGATACCCGTGTGGGAGATTACGATGAATATTTGGATAAATTGGTTGAGGCTTATGTAAAGGCTATGGAGGGCTTACCGGTTTCCTACAATGATTTTATTTCGGATCAAGTGGTATATTTGAAGGGAAATCGAGTGTACAGCTACACCAGAGATCAAATTAAATGGCACAAAGAACAGGGACATAAGGTAATTTTTATTTCAGGAAGTCCGGATTTTTTGGTTTCCAGAATGGCTGAAAAGTGGGGAGCGGACGATTTTCGAGCTTCTGTTTATAAATTGGATGAGCAGGGAAAACAATATTCAGGAGAAATTATTCCCATGTGGGATTCTAAACATAAAATGAAGGCTTTAGAAGAGTTTCAGAAAGAATACAATATTGATTTAAGTAAAAGTTATGCTTATGGAGATACCAATGGAGATTTTTCCATGCTGATGAGTGTCGGATTTCCGAGAGCAATCAATCCAAGTAGGGAACTTGTTTTTAAAATAAAGGAAACCCCGTATCTACAAGAAAAAGCTAAGATTATTATTGAAAGAAAAGATGTGGTATATGAATTAGATGCAAATATTAAAATAAAAATATAATTTATTCTATAGTACAAGAACACTCGTAACTTTAGTTGTGAGAATTTTAGGTAGATTGAAAGTTTCATTCAAGATTAGGACATAATTTTACTGTAAGTACAACTTTTTATATTTCGCATAAAGAGTTGTATTTTTTATATATTTAAATTTAAGATTTTTATAAATAGTTTCTATTCCATCTTATGAAAAAATAGTTTATACTTTACTCATAAAGTCAAGTTTTGATTTGAAAGGAAGTGAAAATTATGTTAAATGGTGAATTATTTGTAGGAGCAGTGTATCTCGCAGGCTTGCTTTCCTTTTTTTCTCCCTGTATTTTTCCGCTATTGCCGGTTTATCTCGGAATGTTGAGCAGCGGAGGAAAGCGATCTATTTTAAAGACAATAGTCTTCGTAGTAGGACTTTCCAGCAGTTTTGTATTGTTGGGATTTGGAGCGGGAAGTGTGGGAGCTTTGTTGACAAGTAATACTTTCCGAGTGATAAGCGGAGTTGTGGTTATTCTGTTCGGACTTATCCAAATGGATATTATCAAAGCTTCTTTCTTGGAAAGAACAAAATTGGTAGAACTTAAGAAAAAAGAGGAGGATAGTATTTTAGGAGCTTTTTTACTCGGATTTACTTTCAGTTTGGGTTGGACCCCTTGTGTAGGACCTATTCTGACTTCCATTTTATTTCTTTCGAGTGGAGGAGGAAACCCTGTATACGGAGCTTTGATGATGTTTATTTATGTTCTAGGTTTGGCAACTCCCTTTCTATT containing:
- a CDS encoding endonuclease/exonuclease/phosphatase family protein produces the protein MKFFYPYLLFFCLSIASLAQEAYIATFNVLKLGESPKDFETIAKTMNHFDLVGLEEVITPEGLERLVKSLNKYTNYTWDYHISPFPVGTRKYKEYYAYVWKKDKVKFLASEGFYPDKEKLFIREPYGASFQIANFDFTLVLQHAVYGKSETERRAEAFHLIKVYRYFQDRDKKENDILIGGDFNLSAFDEAFSPLYEDKDQIIYGIDPNIKTTIGMKKMANSYDNIFLSKIYTQEFTGKSGAVDFTNRDYKVMRNKVSDHLPVFIIVNVDRDDD
- a CDS encoding HAD-IB family hydrolase, whose protein sequence is MKQIAAFFDIDGTIYRNSLMIEHFKKLIKYELLDVESYQEHVEEAFKLWDTRVGDYDEYLDKLVEAYVKAMEGLPVSYNDFISDQVVYLKGNRVYSYTRDQIKWHKEQGHKVIFISGSPDFLVSRMAEKWGADDFRASVYKLDEQGKQYSGEIIPMWDSKHKMKALEEFQKEYNIDLSKSYAYGDTNGDFSMLMSVGFPRAINPSRELVFKIKETPYLQEKAKIIIERKDVVYELDANIKIKI
- a CDS encoding cytochrome c biogenesis protein CcdA yields the protein MLNGELFVGAVYLAGLLSFFSPCIFPLLPVYLGMLSSGGKRSILKTIVFVVGLSSSFVLLGFGAGSVGALLTSNTFRVISGVVVILFGLIQMDIIKASFLERTKLVELKKKEEDSILGAFLLGFTFSLGWTPCVGPILTSILFLSSGGGNPVYGALMMFIYVLGLATPFLLFSFFSEQLGKKMGSFSKYLIPLKRIGGVLIVFMGILLLTDKLNLFV